One genomic region from Lates calcarifer isolate ASB-BC8 linkage group LG10, TLL_Latcal_v3, whole genome shotgun sequence encodes:
- the asb13b gene encoding ankyrin repeat and SOCS box protein 13 — protein sequence MEITRARPSLYGEIAHGLGFWTDRSAVHEAAAQGQALQLQQLIEGGAAVNIVAVDSITPLHEACIQGQTQCVRLLLDAGAQVDARNIDGSTPLCDACAAGSLECVKLLLEYGATVNPPLFTFSPLHEACMGGNSDCVQLMIDQGAYMEAHDCHYGTPLHVACARQHYDCAKVLLNAGANVNAAKLHETALHHAAKTKNVDLVELLVEFGGNVYARDNLNKKPIHYTSLGSPCYLCLEFYENTPLSLQQISRVAVRRALGTRAREVVSKLSLPNRIISFLSYMPPPVIEI from the exons ATGGAGATCACTCGGGCCAGACCGTCCTTGTATGGAGAAATCG CTCATGGTCTTGGATTCTGGACGGACCGGTCAGCGGTCCACGAGGCCGCTGCACAGGGCCAGgccctccagctgcagcagctgattgaGGGAGGCGCAGCAGTCAACATCGTAGCTGTTGACTCCATCACCCCGCTGCATGAGGCGTGTATACAGGGACAGACCCAGTGTGTCAGActgctgctggatgctggtGCACAG GTGGATGCTCGTAACATTGATGGTAGCACTCCACTGTGTGACGCCTGTGCAGCTGGTAGCCTTGAATGTGTTAAGCTACTGTTGGAGTATGGAGCGACTGTCAATCCCCCACTGTTTACCTTCTCACCCCTTCACGAGGCATGCATGGGAG GTAACTCAGATTGTGTTCAGCTCATGATTGATCAAGGAGCTTACATGGAGGCCCATGACTGCCACTATGGGACACCGCTTCATGTGGCCTGTGCCAGGCAACACTATGACTGCGCCAAAGTTCTCCTCAATGCAG GGGCAAATGTAAATGCTGCCAAGCTACATGAGACTGCCCTTCATCATGCAGCCAAAACAAAGAATGTTGACTTGGTTGAGCTACTTGTGGAATTTGGAGGCAATGTGTACGCCAGGGATAACCTGAACAAAAAACCCATCCACTACACCAGTCTGGGATCTCCCTGTTACCTCTGCCTAGAGTTCTATGAGA ATACTCCCCTGAGTCTACAGCAGATCAGCAGAGTGGCTGTGAGGAGGGCTCTCGGCACAAGAGCACGTGAAGTTGTTTCCAAGCTCAGCTTGCCCAATCGCATCATAAGTTTTCTTTCTTACATGCCACCTCCAGTTATTGAAATTTAA